One segment of Haliotis asinina isolate JCU_RB_2024 chromosome 12, JCU_Hal_asi_v2, whole genome shotgun sequence DNA contains the following:
- the LOC137257584 gene encoding sodium- and chloride-dependent glycine transporter 2-like, with amino-acid sequence MSELQGFKCSTIIRIEEGDMGIGVGQFIACTCVIIYYPTIIAWSIYYLAMSCAPILPWSTCGNEWNTESCLEETLGNITVNNIGPNKTYSQPPNTNSTVNATTVPQFAFVHMDAEEFWQHKALGVSEGVHRIGQVQWHLALSLFASWALVFASLIKGVKSVGKVAYVTVFLPYLLLVVLLIRTLLLPGAVDGIVFYLKPDLTRLLDLQVWLEALLQLFYSLCPGWGVIITLASYNKFHDNTLRNSAVLTFCGEGTSLISGLVIFTVLGFMANSAGVGVSEVASSGPGLAFVAYPGGLSQLPLPQLWSFLFFLMMMTVGLDSQFAWMETVITNVTDQFPAVLRKRRILVTAVSCTACFLLGLPFVTNGGIFYFQLADWYMGVLCAILFGILECIAFSWVYGSRRFSEDVELMLDRRVPMFFSVMLSYITPGFLIIALFLVLFWFQPPTYGDYQYPWVCQVAGWILATMSVIPVPVMAAVTLYKAKGSFMDVSDMVVHG; translated from the exons ATGTCCGAACTACAAGGATTCAAGTGTTCTACTATCATTCGCATAGAAGAGGGAGACATGG GTATCGGCGTCGGCCAGTTCATTGCCTGCACATGTGTCATAATCTACTACCCGACCATTATAGCCTGGTCAATATACTACCTGGCTATGTCATGTGCTCCTATACTTCCCTGGTCAACATGTGGCAATGAGTGGAACACAGAGTCTTGTCTCGAGGAAACCCTTGGCAATATCACGGTAAACAACATTGGtccaaacaaaacatacagtcAGCCGCCCAACACAAACAGCACCGTGAACGCAACGACAGTTCCACAGTTTGCATTTGTCCACATGGATGCGGAGGAATTCTGGCA GCACAAGGCTCTAGGTGTGTCTGAAGGGGTTCATCGAATTGGCCAAGTCCAGTGGCATCTAGCTCTGTCCCTGTTTGCATCTTGGGCGCTTGTGTTTGCATCACTTATCAAAGGAGTAAAGAGTGTAGGAAAG gtggcctatgtgactgtattcctcccCTACCTGCTGCTGGTTGTCCTGTTGATCAGAACTCTGCTACTTCCTGGAGCAGTGGATGGCATTGTATTCTATCTGAAACCAGATCTCACCAGACTCCTGGATCTGCAG GTGTGGCTGGAGGCTCTGTTACAGTTGTTCTACTCGCTATGTCCGGGCTGGGGTGTCATAATTACACTGGCCAGTTACAACAAATTTCATGACAACACCTTAAG GAATTCCGCCGTGCTGACCTTCTGTGGTGAGGGTACAAGTCTGATCTCGGGTCTGGTCATCTTCACAGTTCTTGGGTTCATGGCCAACAGTGCTGGAGTTGGTGTATcagaagtagcatcttcag GTCCAGGCCTTGCATTCGTGGCGTACCCAGGAGGCCTGTCTCAACTTCCCCTGCCTCAACTCTGGTCCTTCCTGTTCTtcctgatgatgatgacagttgGATTGGACAGCCAG TTTGCGTGGATGGAAACTGTGATAACCAATGTGACTGACCAGTTCCCAGCAGTGCTACGGAAGCGGCGGATTCTGGTCACAGCGGTGTCCTGTACGGCCTGCTTCCTCCTTGGGCTGCCCTTTGTCACAAAT GGAGGGATCTTCTATTTCCAACTCGCTGACTGGTACATGGGTGTCTTGTGTGCAATTCTGTTTGGCATTTTGGAGTGCATAGCTTTCAGCTGGGTTTACG GTTCAAGGAGATTTAGTGAGGACGTGGAACTGATGCTTGACAGGAGAGTCCCCATGTTCTTCAGCGTCATGCTTAGCTACATCACGCCTGGCTTTCTCATC ATCGCCTTGTTCCTGGTCCTTTTTTGGTTCCAACCCCCGACCTATGGTGACTATCAGTACCCCTGGGTGTGTCAGGTAGCAGGGTGGATCTTAGCCACCATGTCTGTCATACCTGTACCTGTCATGGCGGCTGTCACCTTGTACAAGGCCAAAGGATCATTCATGGATGTGAGTGACATGGTTGTGCACGGGTAA